Proteins encoded within one genomic window of Platichthys flesus chromosome 13, fPlaFle2.1, whole genome shotgun sequence:
- the LOC133967699 gene encoding cytochrome c oxidase copper chaperone has product MSTVSAASLESAHVTDGTEQKKPLKACCACPETKKPRDACIIEKGEESCTELIEAHKECMRALGFKI; this is encoded by the exons ATGTCCACTGTGTCTGCAGCCAGCCTGGAATCTGCTCATGTGACCGACGGCACTGAGCAGAAGAAGCCACTGAAAGCATGCTGCGCTTGTCCAGAGACCAAGAAACCCAGGGATGCTTG CATCATTGAAAAGGGAGAGGAAAGCTGCACAGAGCTGATTGAGGCACATAAAGAGTGCATGAGGGCACTTGGATTCAAGATTTAA